In Antennarius striatus isolate MH-2024 chromosome 8, ASM4005453v1, whole genome shotgun sequence, a single window of DNA contains:
- the LOC137599889 gene encoding transmembrane protease serine 6 isoform X4, protein MRTDAVAPGHGSRKSMTGDQGVAPAPNDGVGAVGPSTRRKRSRGCLPALFIIFIILITAAAVLLWYFLEYRVWTLERRVRQQFTASLSILNRNFSAALASQDSPAFKKEAKNIQEVVQTAMKDSSLSRYFNETTVFAFGEGSVVVHFWVVMSVPSSHVGRVTLERVTRSLYDGLRRNVGSKQEAACINGYLLHLPSLSVSDCDHALRVVSSPLVLPGPDTRHSYCMWRLQAAPGSQLELQVEWFQPGCGDRMWVYDSMVPREAHLITSASGCRRHHVTQILSSGEFMTVVWKRGPGDYEDPFSLSARAWDQQECGATIELQEVSGVQGTLRTPFFPSYYPPNANCTWRFIMSGMGLGLSLEFEGYELSVAGPDQTCSQGQWLIQDRRLCGTRSLQTFNQRLLPLSTTTTVVMTSEASLTGPGLQLGYSVFNLSEPCPNRFLCPTNGLCVPACDGISDCPHGLDERSCVCVAQHQCPEDGQCVDNHRLCDGQPDCPEATDEMNCTDGVPCTDMTYVCADGTCLKKTNPECDLVNDCPDASDEDQCECGLRPAPSRIVGGADAGEGDWPWQASLQTLGVHICGGALISSLWVVSAAHCFQDDHLYPPFQWTVHLGKVQLDCCGPGGGVVPVQRIHIHQYYDAVSQDYDLALLKLNRTAPTPPAGHASPACLPPPTHQLEPGLLCWVAGWGAVEEGGGAVNALQAVGVRLVSEEACIRSYGHLITPRMLCAGYRDGNKDACQGDSGGPLVCQEPSGRWYLVGVVSWGRGCGRPDQYGVYTRITRLSGWIKEVIGGS, encoded by the exons ATGAGGACTGACGCCGTGGCGCCCGGCCACGGCTCCAGGAAGTCGATGACGGGTGACCAGGGCGTCGCTCCTGCTCCCAACGATGGG GTGGGAGCCGTGGGTCCGTCCACCAGGAGGAAACGGTCCCGTGGGTGTCTCCCAgccctcttcatcatcttcatcatcctcatcactgcagcagctgtgctGCTCTGGTACTTCCTGG AATACCGGGTGTGGACGTTGGAGCGTCGCGTCCGGCAGCAGTTCACCGCCTCCCTCTCCATCCTCAACAGGAACTTCTCTGCTGCTCTGGCCTCTCAAGACAGTCCTGCCTTCAAGAAGGAGGCCAAAAACATACAGGAAGTG GTGCAAACGGCAATGAAGGACTCGAGTCTTTCTCGATACTTCAACGAGACGACAGTCTTTGCCTTTGG GGAGGGGAGTGTTGTGGTCCACTTCTGGGTGGTGATGTCCGTCCCCAGCAGCCATGTTGGGAGGGTCACCCTGGAGCGGGTCACCCGGAGCCTGTATGACGGCTTGCGGCGCAACGTAGGGTCCAAACAGGAGGCGGCATGCATCAACGGatacctcctccacctcccctcgCTGTCCGTCAGTG ACTGTGACCATGCCCTGAGGGTGGTGTCCAGTCCCCTGGTTCTCCCTGGCCCGGACACGAGGCACTCCTACTGCATGTGGCGACTCCAGGCGGCCCCAGGCTCCCAGCTGGAGCTCCAGGTGGAGTGGTTCCAGCCGGGGTGCGGCGACAGGATGTGGGTGTACGACTCCATGGTCCCCAGGGAGGCTCATCTCATCACCTC GGCGTCCGGCTGCAGACGCCATCATGTGACGCAGATCCTGTCTTCAGGTGAGTTCATGACAGTGGTTTGGAAACGGGGTCCAGGTGACTATGAAGATCCCTTCAGTCTGTCAGCACGAGCCTGGGACCAGCAGG aaTGCGGGGCCACCATTGAGCTACAGGAGGTTTCGGGGGTCCAGGGGACCTTAAGGACGCCGTTCTTCCCCAGCTACTATCCCCCCAACGCCAACTGCACCTGGAGGTTCATT ATGTCGGGTATGGGATTGGGCTTGTCTCTGGAATTCGAGGGCTATGAGCTGAGCGTAGCGGGCCCCGACCAAACCTGTTCCCAGGGACAGTGGCTGATCCAGGACCGCAG ATTGTGCGGAACCAGAAGCTTGCAGACGTTCAACCAACGCCTCCTCCCGCTCTCCACGACGACCACGGTTGTCATGACGTCAGAGGCGTCACTCACCGGGCCGGGCCTCCAGCTGGGATACAGCGTCTTCAACCTATCAGAGC CTTGTCCAAACCGGTTCCTGTGCCCCACCAACGGTTTGTGCGTCCCCGCCTGCGACGGCATCAGCGACTGTCCCCACGGGCTGGACGAGAGGAGCTGTG tgtgtgtggcGCAGCACCAGTGTCCAGAGGACGGTCAGTGTGTGGACAACCACAGGCTGTGTGACGGACAGCCTGACTGCCCCGAAGCAACGGACGAGATGAACTGCACCGAcg gcgTCCCGTGCACAGACATGACCTACGTGTGCGCCGACGGAACCTGCCTGAAGAAGACAAACCCAGAGTGTGATCTGGTCAACGACTGCCCCGACGCTTCCGATGAGGATCAGTGTG AATGCGGTCTGAGGCCCGCCCCCAGCCGGATCGTGGGGGGGGCAGATGCCGGGGAGGGGGACTGGCCGTGGCAGGCCAGCCTGCAGACTCTGGGGGTCCACATCTGTGGTGGAGCGCTGATATCCAGCCTGTGGGTGGTGTCCGCCGCCCACTGCTTCCAGGACGACCA TCTCTACCCCCCCTTCCAGTGGACGGTCCATCTGGGTAAGGTGCAGCTGGACTGCTGcggccctggggggggggtggttccGGTGCAGCGGATTCACATCCATCAGTACTACGACGCCGTCTCCCAGGACTACGACCTGGCCCTGCTCAAGCTGAACCGGACCGCGCCCACGCCGCCGGCCGGACACGCCAGCCCCGCCTGCCTGCCGCCACCAACCCACCAGCTGGAGCCGGGCCTGCTCTGCTGGGTCGCCGGCTGGGGGGCCGTCGAGGAGGGGG GCGGCGCCGTCAACGCGCTCCAGGCGGTGGGGGTACGTCTGGTCAGTGAGGAGGCCTGCATCCGCTCGTATGGTCATCTCATCactcccagaatgctttgcgcTGGGTACCGCGATGGAAACAAAGACGCCTGCCAG GGAGACTCCGGCGGTCCATTGGTGTGCCAGGAGCCGTCGGGTCGCTGGTACCTGGTGGGGGTGGTGAGCTGGGGGAGGGGCTGCGGACGCCCCGACCAGTACGGCGTCTACACCCGCATCACCCGGCTCAGCGGCTGGATCAAGGAGGTCATCGGCGGCTCCTGA
- the LOC137599889 gene encoding transmembrane protease serine 6 isoform X3, protein MRTDAVAPGHGSRKSMTGDQGVAPAPNDGVGAVGPSTRRKRSRGCLPALFIIFIILITAAAVLLWYFLEYRVWTLERRVRQQFTASLSILNRNFSAALASQDSPAFKKEAKNIQEVVQTAMKDSSLSRYFNETTVFAFGEGSVVVHFWVVMSVPSSHVGRVTLERVTRSLYDGLRRNVGSKQEAACINGYLLHLPSLSVSDCDHALRVVSSPLVLPGPDTRHSYCMWRLQAAPGSQLELQVEWFQPGCGDRMWVYDSMVPREAHLITSASGCRRHHVTQILSSGEFMTVVWKRGPGDYEDPFSLSARAWDQQECGATIELQEVSGVQGTLRTPFFPSYYPPNANCTWRFIMSGMGLGLSLEFEGYELSVAGPDQTCSQGQWLIQDRRLCGTRSLQTFNQRLLPLSTTTTVVMTSEASLTGPGLQLGYSVFNLSEPCPNRFLCPTNGLCVPACDGISDCPHGLDERSCVCVAQHQCPEDGQCVDNHRLCDGQPDCPEATDEMNCTDGVPCTDMTYVCADGTCLKKTNPECDLVNDCPDASDEDQCECGLRPAPSRIVGGADAGEGDWPWQASLQTLGVHICGGALISSLWVVSAAHCFQDDHLYPPFQWTVHLGKVQLDCCGPGGGVVPVQRIHIHQYYDAVSQDYDLALLKLNRTAPTPPAGHASPACLPPPTHQLEPGLLCWVAGWGAVEEGGGAVNALQAVGVRLVSEEACIRSYGHLITPRMLCAGYRDGNKDACQHLVCCQGDSGGPLVCQEPSGRWYLVGVVSWGRGCGRPDQYGVYTRITRLSGWIKEVIGGS, encoded by the exons ATGAGGACTGACGCCGTGGCGCCCGGCCACGGCTCCAGGAAGTCGATGACGGGTGACCAGGGCGTCGCTCCTGCTCCCAACGATGGG GTGGGAGCCGTGGGTCCGTCCACCAGGAGGAAACGGTCCCGTGGGTGTCTCCCAgccctcttcatcatcttcatcatcctcatcactgcagcagctgtgctGCTCTGGTACTTCCTGG AATACCGGGTGTGGACGTTGGAGCGTCGCGTCCGGCAGCAGTTCACCGCCTCCCTCTCCATCCTCAACAGGAACTTCTCTGCTGCTCTGGCCTCTCAAGACAGTCCTGCCTTCAAGAAGGAGGCCAAAAACATACAGGAAGTG GTGCAAACGGCAATGAAGGACTCGAGTCTTTCTCGATACTTCAACGAGACGACAGTCTTTGCCTTTGG GGAGGGGAGTGTTGTGGTCCACTTCTGGGTGGTGATGTCCGTCCCCAGCAGCCATGTTGGGAGGGTCACCCTGGAGCGGGTCACCCGGAGCCTGTATGACGGCTTGCGGCGCAACGTAGGGTCCAAACAGGAGGCGGCATGCATCAACGGatacctcctccacctcccctcgCTGTCCGTCAGTG ACTGTGACCATGCCCTGAGGGTGGTGTCCAGTCCCCTGGTTCTCCCTGGCCCGGACACGAGGCACTCCTACTGCATGTGGCGACTCCAGGCGGCCCCAGGCTCCCAGCTGGAGCTCCAGGTGGAGTGGTTCCAGCCGGGGTGCGGCGACAGGATGTGGGTGTACGACTCCATGGTCCCCAGGGAGGCTCATCTCATCACCTC GGCGTCCGGCTGCAGACGCCATCATGTGACGCAGATCCTGTCTTCAGGTGAGTTCATGACAGTGGTTTGGAAACGGGGTCCAGGTGACTATGAAGATCCCTTCAGTCTGTCAGCACGAGCCTGGGACCAGCAGG aaTGCGGGGCCACCATTGAGCTACAGGAGGTTTCGGGGGTCCAGGGGACCTTAAGGACGCCGTTCTTCCCCAGCTACTATCCCCCCAACGCCAACTGCACCTGGAGGTTCATT ATGTCGGGTATGGGATTGGGCTTGTCTCTGGAATTCGAGGGCTATGAGCTGAGCGTAGCGGGCCCCGACCAAACCTGTTCCCAGGGACAGTGGCTGATCCAGGACCGCAG ATTGTGCGGAACCAGAAGCTTGCAGACGTTCAACCAACGCCTCCTCCCGCTCTCCACGACGACCACGGTTGTCATGACGTCAGAGGCGTCACTCACCGGGCCGGGCCTCCAGCTGGGATACAGCGTCTTCAACCTATCAGAGC CTTGTCCAAACCGGTTCCTGTGCCCCACCAACGGTTTGTGCGTCCCCGCCTGCGACGGCATCAGCGACTGTCCCCACGGGCTGGACGAGAGGAGCTGTG tgtgtgtggcGCAGCACCAGTGTCCAGAGGACGGTCAGTGTGTGGACAACCACAGGCTGTGTGACGGACAGCCTGACTGCCCCGAAGCAACGGACGAGATGAACTGCACCGAcg gcgTCCCGTGCACAGACATGACCTACGTGTGCGCCGACGGAACCTGCCTGAAGAAGACAAACCCAGAGTGTGATCTGGTCAACGACTGCCCCGACGCTTCCGATGAGGATCAGTGTG AATGCGGTCTGAGGCCCGCCCCCAGCCGGATCGTGGGGGGGGCAGATGCCGGGGAGGGGGACTGGCCGTGGCAGGCCAGCCTGCAGACTCTGGGGGTCCACATCTGTGGTGGAGCGCTGATATCCAGCCTGTGGGTGGTGTCCGCCGCCCACTGCTTCCAGGACGACCA TCTCTACCCCCCCTTCCAGTGGACGGTCCATCTGGGTAAGGTGCAGCTGGACTGCTGcggccctggggggggggtggttccGGTGCAGCGGATTCACATCCATCAGTACTACGACGCCGTCTCCCAGGACTACGACCTGGCCCTGCTCAAGCTGAACCGGACCGCGCCCACGCCGCCGGCCGGACACGCCAGCCCCGCCTGCCTGCCGCCACCAACCCACCAGCTGGAGCCGGGCCTGCTCTGCTGGGTCGCCGGCTGGGGGGCCGTCGAGGAGGGGG GCGGCGCCGTCAACGCGCTCCAGGCGGTGGGGGTACGTCTGGTCAGTGAGGAGGCCTGCATCCGCTCGTATGGTCATCTCATCactcccagaatgctttgcgcTGGGTACCGCGATGGAAACAAAGACGCCTGCCAG CATCTCGTCTGTTGCCAGGGAGACTCCGGCGGTCCATTGGTGTGCCAGGAGCCGTCGGGTCGCTGGTACCTGGTGGGGGTGGTGAGCTGGGGGAGGGGCTGCGGACGCCCCGACCAGTACGGCGTCTACACCCGCATCACCCGGCTCAGCGGCTGGATCAAGGAGGTCATCGGCGGCTCCTGA
- the LOC137599889 gene encoding transmembrane protease serine 6 isoform X1, with protein MRTDAVAPGHGSRKSMTGDQGVAPAPNDGVGAVGPSTRRKRSRGCLPALFIIFIILITAAAVLLWYFLEYRVWTLERRVRQQFTASLSILNRNFSAALASQDSPAFKKEAKNIQEVVQTAMKDSSLSRYFNETTVFAFGEGSVVVHFWVVMSVPSSHVGRVTLERVTRSLYDGLRRNVGSKQEAACINGYLLHLPSLSVSDCDHALRVVSSPLVLPGPDTRHSYCMWRLQAAPGSQLELQVEWFQPGCGDRMWVYDSMVPREAHLITSASGCRRHHVTQILSSGEFMTVVWKRGPGDYEDPFSLSARAWDQQECGATIELQEVSGVQGTLRTPFFPSYYPPNANCTWRFIMSGMGLGLSLEFEGYELSVAGPDQTCSQGQWLIQDRRLCGTRSLQTFNQRLLPLSTTTTVVMTSEASLTGPGLQLGYSVFNLSERKLPVGRRPLLCDPSVTRLKVPFCTACPNRFLCPTNGLCVPACDGISDCPHGLDERSCVCVAQHQCPEDGQCVDNHRLCDGQPDCPEATDEMNCTDGVPCTDMTYVCADGTCLKKTNPECDLVNDCPDASDEDQCECGLRPAPSRIVGGADAGEGDWPWQASLQTLGVHICGGALISSLWVVSAAHCFQDDHLYPPFQWTVHLGKVQLDCCGPGGGVVPVQRIHIHQYYDAVSQDYDLALLKLNRTAPTPPAGHASPACLPPPTHQLEPGLLCWVAGWGAVEEGGGAVNALQAVGVRLVSEEACIRSYGHLITPRMLCAGYRDGNKDACQHLVCCQGDSGGPLVCQEPSGRWYLVGVVSWGRGCGRPDQYGVYTRITRLSGWIKEVIGGS; from the exons ATGAGGACTGACGCCGTGGCGCCCGGCCACGGCTCCAGGAAGTCGATGACGGGTGACCAGGGCGTCGCTCCTGCTCCCAACGATGGG GTGGGAGCCGTGGGTCCGTCCACCAGGAGGAAACGGTCCCGTGGGTGTCTCCCAgccctcttcatcatcttcatcatcctcatcactgcagcagctgtgctGCTCTGGTACTTCCTGG AATACCGGGTGTGGACGTTGGAGCGTCGCGTCCGGCAGCAGTTCACCGCCTCCCTCTCCATCCTCAACAGGAACTTCTCTGCTGCTCTGGCCTCTCAAGACAGTCCTGCCTTCAAGAAGGAGGCCAAAAACATACAGGAAGTG GTGCAAACGGCAATGAAGGACTCGAGTCTTTCTCGATACTTCAACGAGACGACAGTCTTTGCCTTTGG GGAGGGGAGTGTTGTGGTCCACTTCTGGGTGGTGATGTCCGTCCCCAGCAGCCATGTTGGGAGGGTCACCCTGGAGCGGGTCACCCGGAGCCTGTATGACGGCTTGCGGCGCAACGTAGGGTCCAAACAGGAGGCGGCATGCATCAACGGatacctcctccacctcccctcgCTGTCCGTCAGTG ACTGTGACCATGCCCTGAGGGTGGTGTCCAGTCCCCTGGTTCTCCCTGGCCCGGACACGAGGCACTCCTACTGCATGTGGCGACTCCAGGCGGCCCCAGGCTCCCAGCTGGAGCTCCAGGTGGAGTGGTTCCAGCCGGGGTGCGGCGACAGGATGTGGGTGTACGACTCCATGGTCCCCAGGGAGGCTCATCTCATCACCTC GGCGTCCGGCTGCAGACGCCATCATGTGACGCAGATCCTGTCTTCAGGTGAGTTCATGACAGTGGTTTGGAAACGGGGTCCAGGTGACTATGAAGATCCCTTCAGTCTGTCAGCACGAGCCTGGGACCAGCAGG aaTGCGGGGCCACCATTGAGCTACAGGAGGTTTCGGGGGTCCAGGGGACCTTAAGGACGCCGTTCTTCCCCAGCTACTATCCCCCCAACGCCAACTGCACCTGGAGGTTCATT ATGTCGGGTATGGGATTGGGCTTGTCTCTGGAATTCGAGGGCTATGAGCTGAGCGTAGCGGGCCCCGACCAAACCTGTTCCCAGGGACAGTGGCTGATCCAGGACCGCAG ATTGTGCGGAACCAGAAGCTTGCAGACGTTCAACCAACGCCTCCTCCCGCTCTCCACGACGACCACGGTTGTCATGACGTCAGAGGCGTCACTCACCGGGCCGGGCCTCCAGCTGGGATACAGCGTCTTCAACCTATCAGAGCGTAAGCTGCCAGTCGGTCGACGCCCCCTGCTGTGTGACCCATCAGTGACCCGTTTGAAGGTTCCGTTCTGTACAGCTTGTCCAAACCGGTTCCTGTGCCCCACCAACGGTTTGTGCGTCCCCGCCTGCGACGGCATCAGCGACTGTCCCCACGGGCTGGACGAGAGGAGCTGTG tgtgtgtggcGCAGCACCAGTGTCCAGAGGACGGTCAGTGTGTGGACAACCACAGGCTGTGTGACGGACAGCCTGACTGCCCCGAAGCAACGGACGAGATGAACTGCACCGAcg gcgTCCCGTGCACAGACATGACCTACGTGTGCGCCGACGGAACCTGCCTGAAGAAGACAAACCCAGAGTGTGATCTGGTCAACGACTGCCCCGACGCTTCCGATGAGGATCAGTGTG AATGCGGTCTGAGGCCCGCCCCCAGCCGGATCGTGGGGGGGGCAGATGCCGGGGAGGGGGACTGGCCGTGGCAGGCCAGCCTGCAGACTCTGGGGGTCCACATCTGTGGTGGAGCGCTGATATCCAGCCTGTGGGTGGTGTCCGCCGCCCACTGCTTCCAGGACGACCA TCTCTACCCCCCCTTCCAGTGGACGGTCCATCTGGGTAAGGTGCAGCTGGACTGCTGcggccctggggggggggtggttccGGTGCAGCGGATTCACATCCATCAGTACTACGACGCCGTCTCCCAGGACTACGACCTGGCCCTGCTCAAGCTGAACCGGACCGCGCCCACGCCGCCGGCCGGACACGCCAGCCCCGCCTGCCTGCCGCCACCAACCCACCAGCTGGAGCCGGGCCTGCTCTGCTGGGTCGCCGGCTGGGGGGCCGTCGAGGAGGGGG GCGGCGCCGTCAACGCGCTCCAGGCGGTGGGGGTACGTCTGGTCAGTGAGGAGGCCTGCATCCGCTCGTATGGTCATCTCATCactcccagaatgctttgcgcTGGGTACCGCGATGGAAACAAAGACGCCTGCCAG CATCTCGTCTGTTGCCAGGGAGACTCCGGCGGTCCATTGGTGTGCCAGGAGCCGTCGGGTCGCTGGTACCTGGTGGGGGTGGTGAGCTGGGGGAGGGGCTGCGGACGCCCCGACCAGTACGGCGTCTACACCCGCATCACCCGGCTCAGCGGCTGGATCAAGGAGGTCATCGGCGGCTCCTGA
- the c1qtnf6b gene encoding complement C1q tumor necrosis factor-related protein 1, translating to MLAACVRLLLLLPLVCCVPSPSRPSRYCRRCCDHVEPPSAQYHVPEVRTVINMTILKGDKGDKGDKGTPGKPGPEGSPGFRGPMGPKGSKGQAGAPGDPCKIPHSSFSVGRRKALHSVDYYQALVFDTVFVNIHDHFNMFKGKFYCYVPGIYFFNINIHTWNFKETYLHLMHNDKEQVILYAQPSERSIMQSQSVMFDLALNDEVWVRLYKRERENAVYSDDVDVYITFNGYLVAPSVK from the exons ATGTTGGCGGCGTGCGTGCGGCTCCTGTTGCTCCTCCCCCTGGTCTGCTGCgtcccctccccctccagacCCTCCAGGTACTGCCGGCGGTGCTGCGACCACGTGGAGCCCCCGTCGGCCCAGTATCACGTTCCCGAGGTCCGCACCGTCATCAACATGACCATCCTCAAAG GGGATAAAGGAGACAAAGGTGATAAAGGTACACCAGGCAAACCCGGTCCAGAGGGATCTCCCGGGTTCCGAGGACCCATGGGACCCAAAGGCAGCAAAGGCCAGGCCGGCGCCCCAGGAGATCCCTGCAAGATCCCCCACTCTTCGTTCTCGGTGGGACGTCGCAAGGCTCTGCACAGCGTGGACTACTACCAGGCGCTGGTGTTCGACACGGTGTTCGTCAACATCCACGACCACTTCAACATGTTCAAGGGGAAGTTCTACTGCTACGTGCCGGGGATCTACTTCTTCAACATCAACATCCACACCTGGAACTTCAAGGAGACCTACCTGCACCTGATGCACAACGACAAGGAGCAGGTGATCCTGTACGCCCAGCCCAGCGAGAGGTCCATCATGCAGAGCCAGAGCGTCATGTTCGACCTGGCGCTGAACGACGAGGTCTGGGTCCGGCTCTacaagagggagagggagaacgCCGTCTACAGCGACGACGTGGATGTTTACATCACCTTCAACGGATACCTGGTAGCGCCGAGCGTCAAGTGA
- the LOC137599889 gene encoding transmembrane protease serine 6 isoform X2 — MRTDAVAPGHGSRKSMTGDQGVAPAPNDGVGAVGPSTRRKRSRGCLPALFIIFIILITAAAVLLWYFLEYRVWTLERRVRQQFTASLSILNRNFSAALASQDSPAFKKEAKNIQEVVQTAMKDSSLSRYFNETTVFAFGEGSVVVHFWVVMSVPSSHVGRVTLERVTRSLYDGLRRNVGSKQEAACINGYLLHLPSLSVSDCDHALRVVSSPLVLPGPDTRHSYCMWRLQAAPGSQLELQVEWFQPGCGDRMWVYDSMVPREAHLITSASGCRRHHVTQILSSGEFMTVVWKRGPGDYEDPFSLSARAWDQQECGATIELQEVSGVQGTLRTPFFPSYYPPNANCTWRFIMSGMGLGLSLEFEGYELSVAGPDQTCSQGQWLIQDRRLCGTRSLQTFNQRLLPLSTTTTVVMTSEASLTGPGLQLGYSVFNLSERKLPVGRRPLLCDPSVTRLKVPFCTACPNRFLCPTNGLCVPACDGISDCPHGLDERSCVCVAQHQCPEDGQCVDNHRLCDGQPDCPEATDEMNCTDGVPCTDMTYVCADGTCLKKTNPECDLVNDCPDASDEDQCECGLRPAPSRIVGGADAGEGDWPWQASLQTLGVHICGGALISSLWVVSAAHCFQDDHLYPPFQWTVHLGKVQLDCCGPGGGVVPVQRIHIHQYYDAVSQDYDLALLKLNRTAPTPPAGHASPACLPPPTHQLEPGLLCWVAGWGAVEEGGGAVNALQAVGVRLVSEEACIRSYGHLITPRMLCAGYRDGNKDACQGDSGGPLVCQEPSGRWYLVGVVSWGRGCGRPDQYGVYTRITRLSGWIKEVIGGS; from the exons ATGAGGACTGACGCCGTGGCGCCCGGCCACGGCTCCAGGAAGTCGATGACGGGTGACCAGGGCGTCGCTCCTGCTCCCAACGATGGG GTGGGAGCCGTGGGTCCGTCCACCAGGAGGAAACGGTCCCGTGGGTGTCTCCCAgccctcttcatcatcttcatcatcctcatcactgcagcagctgtgctGCTCTGGTACTTCCTGG AATACCGGGTGTGGACGTTGGAGCGTCGCGTCCGGCAGCAGTTCACCGCCTCCCTCTCCATCCTCAACAGGAACTTCTCTGCTGCTCTGGCCTCTCAAGACAGTCCTGCCTTCAAGAAGGAGGCCAAAAACATACAGGAAGTG GTGCAAACGGCAATGAAGGACTCGAGTCTTTCTCGATACTTCAACGAGACGACAGTCTTTGCCTTTGG GGAGGGGAGTGTTGTGGTCCACTTCTGGGTGGTGATGTCCGTCCCCAGCAGCCATGTTGGGAGGGTCACCCTGGAGCGGGTCACCCGGAGCCTGTATGACGGCTTGCGGCGCAACGTAGGGTCCAAACAGGAGGCGGCATGCATCAACGGatacctcctccacctcccctcgCTGTCCGTCAGTG ACTGTGACCATGCCCTGAGGGTGGTGTCCAGTCCCCTGGTTCTCCCTGGCCCGGACACGAGGCACTCCTACTGCATGTGGCGACTCCAGGCGGCCCCAGGCTCCCAGCTGGAGCTCCAGGTGGAGTGGTTCCAGCCGGGGTGCGGCGACAGGATGTGGGTGTACGACTCCATGGTCCCCAGGGAGGCTCATCTCATCACCTC GGCGTCCGGCTGCAGACGCCATCATGTGACGCAGATCCTGTCTTCAGGTGAGTTCATGACAGTGGTTTGGAAACGGGGTCCAGGTGACTATGAAGATCCCTTCAGTCTGTCAGCACGAGCCTGGGACCAGCAGG aaTGCGGGGCCACCATTGAGCTACAGGAGGTTTCGGGGGTCCAGGGGACCTTAAGGACGCCGTTCTTCCCCAGCTACTATCCCCCCAACGCCAACTGCACCTGGAGGTTCATT ATGTCGGGTATGGGATTGGGCTTGTCTCTGGAATTCGAGGGCTATGAGCTGAGCGTAGCGGGCCCCGACCAAACCTGTTCCCAGGGACAGTGGCTGATCCAGGACCGCAG ATTGTGCGGAACCAGAAGCTTGCAGACGTTCAACCAACGCCTCCTCCCGCTCTCCACGACGACCACGGTTGTCATGACGTCAGAGGCGTCACTCACCGGGCCGGGCCTCCAGCTGGGATACAGCGTCTTCAACCTATCAGAGCGTAAGCTGCCAGTCGGTCGACGCCCCCTGCTGTGTGACCCATCAGTGACCCGTTTGAAGGTTCCGTTCTGTACAGCTTGTCCAAACCGGTTCCTGTGCCCCACCAACGGTTTGTGCGTCCCCGCCTGCGACGGCATCAGCGACTGTCCCCACGGGCTGGACGAGAGGAGCTGTG tgtgtgtggcGCAGCACCAGTGTCCAGAGGACGGTCAGTGTGTGGACAACCACAGGCTGTGTGACGGACAGCCTGACTGCCCCGAAGCAACGGACGAGATGAACTGCACCGAcg gcgTCCCGTGCACAGACATGACCTACGTGTGCGCCGACGGAACCTGCCTGAAGAAGACAAACCCAGAGTGTGATCTGGTCAACGACTGCCCCGACGCTTCCGATGAGGATCAGTGTG AATGCGGTCTGAGGCCCGCCCCCAGCCGGATCGTGGGGGGGGCAGATGCCGGGGAGGGGGACTGGCCGTGGCAGGCCAGCCTGCAGACTCTGGGGGTCCACATCTGTGGTGGAGCGCTGATATCCAGCCTGTGGGTGGTGTCCGCCGCCCACTGCTTCCAGGACGACCA TCTCTACCCCCCCTTCCAGTGGACGGTCCATCTGGGTAAGGTGCAGCTGGACTGCTGcggccctggggggggggtggttccGGTGCAGCGGATTCACATCCATCAGTACTACGACGCCGTCTCCCAGGACTACGACCTGGCCCTGCTCAAGCTGAACCGGACCGCGCCCACGCCGCCGGCCGGACACGCCAGCCCCGCCTGCCTGCCGCCACCAACCCACCAGCTGGAGCCGGGCCTGCTCTGCTGGGTCGCCGGCTGGGGGGCCGTCGAGGAGGGGG GCGGCGCCGTCAACGCGCTCCAGGCGGTGGGGGTACGTCTGGTCAGTGAGGAGGCCTGCATCCGCTCGTATGGTCATCTCATCactcccagaatgctttgcgcTGGGTACCGCGATGGAAACAAAGACGCCTGCCAG GGAGACTCCGGCGGTCCATTGGTGTGCCAGGAGCCGTCGGGTCGCTGGTACCTGGTGGGGGTGGTGAGCTGGGGGAGGGGCTGCGGACGCCCCGACCAGTACGGCGTCTACACCCGCATCACCCGGCTCAGCGGCTGGATCAAGGAGGTCATCGGCGGCTCCTGA